In Mycoplasmopsis synoviae ATCC 25204, the sequence TTTTCCAAGTTCTGGTGAGTTTTTACTTTCAGCTTTATCGTTTAAATCTTCATAACGAGTGTTTTGCATAAGTAGCACTTCACCGTGTGGAAGTTTTGCGATTGCATCTTCTAATTCTTTACCTCTTGTAGCGTTAACAAAAGTTACTTCTTTACCAAGTAATTTTGATAATTCTTTAGCTACAAGTTCTAGATTGTATTTTGCTTTATCTTCTTCTGATTTAACTCTACCAAGGTGAGACATTAAAACTACTTTAGCGTTTTCTGAAAGAACTTTTTTAATTGTAGGAAGCGCAGCTACTATTCTTTTATTTGAAGTAACTACTCCATTTTTCATTGGAACGTTAAAGTCGACTCTAACTAAAACAGTTTTGTTTTTTAAATTTAAATCATTTAATGTTTTTTTCATTATTCCTCTTGAATATTACAAGTTTATCGATTACATATTTATATACATAAATAATACTATTTACTTAATATTTTTATCACATTTTTCAAAATAATTCTCGTTATATGAGCAAATTGAAAAATGTTATAATAGAAATCAAATAACACTACTTATAAATGAGGTATAAAAAATGTCAAATTTATTTGATCCAAGAGCGGCACAAAGCTCAGAGGGATTTTCACCAAATGTTGATAATTCTGTAAAGCCAGCCCACGTTACCAAGCCACAAAATGTATTGTGATTTGCATTATATATTTTCATTGCTCCTGCTATTTTTGACATGGTTTTTAGAAACCAATTCAATAGAATGCAAAATGAAATTAATGAAAATGCATCACTTATTCAAATTCAACTTGCAAAAAGAGCTGACACTTTAACAAAACTTGTAGAACAAGTTAGAAGCTATAAAGACTTTGAAAAAGAAACATACGCAGAAGTTGCTAAATTAAGAAACCTAACAAGTCAACCTAGCGCTGTTGAAAACGGAGCTGAAATTGAAAGATTAAACAATTCAGTTTTTGGAAGACTTATGGCTGTTGCTGAAAATTATCCAGAACTTAAAGCAAGTTCTTTATACAAAGACTTAATGGAAAATACTGCTTATCTTGAAAGAGAAATTGCAGCATCAAGAAGACTATACAACTCAAAAGTAACTGAATTTAACAAATTACTTTTCACCTTCCCTAGAAACTCAGTAGCTTCTAGAATGAAGCTAACTACCTTCCCATTATTTGCAGCTAGCGAAAAACAATTAGCTGACGTTTCAATGGATAGACTTAACTAATTAAATGTTAGTTCAACAATATAAATCCTTAATTGCAGATGAAGTTAAAATTTATTCTATTTTAGCTAACACATCTGCTTTTATTTATCAAAATTTTAAAAATTTAAACTGAGCTGGTTTTTATTTAGCTGAAGGTGAAGTTTTATATTTATCATCATTTCAAGGAAAAATCGCCTGCACACAAATTCCATTTTCTAGAGGAGTTTGTGGTAAAGCAGCGCGCGAACAAAAAACTATAGTAGTCGATGACGTTCATGAATTTAAAGATCACATTGCCTGCGATAGCGCTTCTAATTCTGAAGTTGTAATTCCTATAATTGTTAATTCAAAATTATATGGAGTTTTAGATTTAGACTCTCCTTTAAAATCTAATTTTAAAGATAAAGAGATTGTTTTAACTCTTGAAAAAATAGCAACCGAGCTAGCAAACAAAATAAAGGAACTTTTATAATGAAAAACGTTTCAGAATTTACAAATTTTAAAAATTTTTATGAAAAACTTCACTCAAATATAAAAGCGCATTACAATAAAGAAATTAACGATCTTTACAAAAGACTAAATCTAAAAAAGAAATTAAAAGTTTTCTATTCTTTAATGGGTGTTTTTATTGCAATAGCTGTAGCATTACTAATTACAGTTATAGTTTTATATAAAAAAGAAGGATTTTCATTTGTAATTGTATTTTTAGCATTGGCTATGTTTGCCTTTGGTGGACTTGCTTATTTAATGTTTTTCTTTGCAGACAAATACAAAGAAAGATTTAATATTACTGTTGCAAAAATGCTAAATAAACGAGTAATTTATAAAGAAGCATTTGCTCTTCTTGATGAACAATTTAGCTATGACGAAGAATATCCAAAACAATATAGAGATACATTAAATGAAGTTACAGTTGTAGAACTTAAAAAACTAATTAGACCAATTTTATTTAAACTTAAAGCTGATTTAGAAACAATCGGTGATGAGGAAAAAATTACTCTTTCTCCAAGCCATGATGCATATTTTGTAAACATGGACATTAAAGTGGAAGTTCAAAAAAATAGAAATAATAGCCCTGTGTATAAATTTTTAAAAACAACTCTTTTAAAAATTGATACTAAAAATTTAGGTGATAAAGGTTTTGCATTTGCCGCTGCTTTTGAAAATTCAAAATTAATCAAAGAATATAACGACTTATTTAAAAGCTTTAGATTGCAAAAAGTAAAACTAGAATCAGATGCTTTCAATAAAACCTTTAATGCATATACAAACGATGAAGTAAAACTAAGAATTATGTATACACCGCTTGCTATGGAAAACATGGTCAAGCTTCATCAAAATTCTAAAAGCGTTCAAAAGATTTCAAATCTAGTGATGATATCAGATGGAAGCGCAATTTATTTCGTCTTTACAGCTGACATGGGATTTATGGAAATTAACTGAGAAAAAGATTATTCAAATCCTGATCAACTTTTAAGAGCAATTATAAATGACGTAGCTTTAGATATTTACAATCTTTACATTCTAATATCTTACGCATACATTCCTTACTATCTTAAGTAACAAAGGTAACAAAAAAATATCGATTAATTTCGATATTTTTTTGTTAAATTGATTCGCATTACTTTTTAAATTTCATCATAATTCTAATTAGGAATCATAAGATATTTGCATAGCTAATAAATAATTCAATTCCATATCCAGCAGCTCTTGCGATAAATTCATGTTTTGAAAAGAATGCAAGGTTTTTTGAATCGGTTAGTATTCTATTAAAAGTGTAAATAGTGCTAATTGAAATTATTGCAATTCCTATTATTGAAATAGCAACGTTTATAGTTCCATATACAGGGCCTACTGCAAATATTCCAATTACTGTAAGAATTAAAAATACTGCAAGTAAAAATCCTGAAACTCTCATAAGTTTGGTTAAATCAAATAAACCATAATATGAAAATACTCCAAGGAAAAATAACACAAGCATTGGCGCAAACATTAATACCAATGGCACTGTGATAGGAGGATTTTTATAGCTAGTAGTTGCTCTATTTCAATCTGGATTAATTGAATATACAACCAGTGCCATAGAAATCATTACAGAGAAAAATAAAACTACAACCGGATAACTAAATATCAGCGATTTTCAGCTAAATTTTCTTAAGAATCAAATAACTATAAAATAGGCAACAAATAATCCAAGAACTAGTCCATATACTACAAATGGTTTTTCTTTCATAAAGCGAGTAAAGGCGTTATCTACACCATTAACTATCGCATTAAAAACACTATGATAAATAGAAATAGTTAGTGCAACAAACACGCTAAATGCTAATGCAAAAAACATAAACACAAGCCCATAAAATTGCCCTTGTGTTTTCTTAGAAGAAATTAAAAATTTATAGTCTTTATCAACATCTACGTGTAAAGAATTTAAATTATTTTTTTGTTCAAAATTCATTACTAAATTTTACCACATTATTTAAATATAGAATTGATAGTCTCTTTAGTTGGACTTTTAACTAAAAAGGTTCCAACCACACATAAATTAGCACCTTTTTTAAAGCATTTAGGACCTGTTAAATTATTAATTCCACCATCTACTTGAATCAAGTATTCATAATTTTTTCTTAAATTAAGTCTTTCAAATTTAAGTTTTTTAATTTTATCTAAAGCAGATTCTATAAAGGCTTGCCCGCCTTTACCAGGATTAACCGACATTACTAAAACTAAAGTTAATTTTTCTAAAAATGGAAATACTCTTTCAACATCAGTTTCAGGATTAATGGCTAGCCCTATTCTTAAATTATGTTTGTTTAAATCTAAAAATTCTTCAAATTTATCTAAATCATTTTCAATGGATTCATAGTGAAATGTAAATATATCGACATAGTCTTTTAATTTATCGACATATTCATAAGGATTTTCAACCATTAAATGAACATCTTTAATATGGCTTTTAGTTTTTTTAGAAATTTTAATTATTTCATCAACTTCGATTGCTGTATTTTCTACAAATTTAGCATCCATTACATCATAGTGAAATCATGAAATTCCTAAATCAATTAAAGAATTAACGTAATCAATTCTTTTTTCTTTTTCGACATTTAAAATGCTAGGAGTTACTAGTTTATTTCTATTTTCTTTCATTTTGTTCCTTTAACAGCTTTAAATAATTTTTATATCTAAATTCAGGCACTAAATTTGAATTTAAATTTAATTTAACGTTGCAATTTTTTTCAAAGTTATGCATACAATCTTTAAATTCGCATAATTTAGCAAGCTCTTTAAAATTTAAATAACTTTTATTTAAGTTTATTTCTTTTTCAACATCAAGCGATGAAAATCCTGGTGAGTCTATTAAAAATCCATTTAAAAATGAAATTATTTTAGCTGAAGTAGTGGTATGTTTTCCTCTTGAAAGGCTTTTTGAAATTTGCTGAGTTTTGTAATTATTATTTGAAATATTGTTAATAAAAGTAGTTTTACCAACTCCGCTTTGGCCCATCACTATTGAAAACTTTTTATCAAATAACTTTTTAATTTCATCGTAATTATTATCGTTACTTGAAAGCAAAAAAACTTTGTAATTTTGCATCTCGTATTTTTGTTTTCAATGATTTGCTAGCTCTAAATCTAAATCTGATTTAGTTAGAAAAATTATTAAATCAATATTTTTGCTTTCTACAATTGCTAAATATTTATCAAGTAAAAACGATGAAAAGTCAGGTTCTTTAACTGATAAAAAAACAAGCACTTGATCAATATTAGCTACCTTTGGTCTAATTAATTCATTTTTTCTTGGTTTTATATCGGTAATTAAATCATTTTCAACTTCTACGATATCGCCAACTTTAGGAGTTATTTTTAACTTTTTTAATCTTCCTGCAAATGGAAGTAGTTTGCAGTTATTTTCAAGATCACAAACATTAGCAGTTTGACCAAATAATTCAAAAACTCTATTCACTAATAAACTCCAAAAAAATGCAGTAGCACAAAAATTCCAATAAAACAAAGCGCGATAAAACTAAAAATAGATACTAGAAAAAATTTACTTTGAATAAATCAAGAAAAATTTTTCTTTTCTTGTAAATTTTTAGGATTAAATAAACTTTGATTTAAAAATTTAGGATTTAGTGAATTTTCTAAATCAAAGATTAAATCTAAAGTGCTTTTATATCTTTTTTCAGGGTCTTTTTGGAGAGCTTTATAAATTATATTAACAACAGAATTTGGAATTTCTTCTACTTCTGATTGAGGATTTGGAATTTCGCTTGAAAGATGTTTTTTAATAGTTTCACTAGCGGTTTTTCCTTTGAAAGGAACCTTGCCAGTTATCATTTCGTAAAATAAAATTCCAATAGCGTAAATATCTACTGATTTATTAATTGGCTTATTTCTATTTACAATTTCTGGTGCCATAAAAAATGGAGAACAAGCAACTGAGCTTTCTCTTGTAAATCTTTGTTGATCGACATCATCTTCAATTGAAATACCAAAATCTATTATTTTGATTTTTCCATCAATTGTAATGTAGATATTATCGCTTTTAATGTCTCTATGAATTATTTTATGGCTATGAATTTCTTGCACAGCATATGCAATTGATTTAATGATTTGAACCGCATCTTTAACATTTATTCTACCGTGAGCTTTTAGCTTTTCTGAAACTAAGCTGCCATTAATTAATTCAAGAACCATATAAGCTTCTTTGGTGTCTTTATAAAATTCAAAAATTTTTGGAACGTATTCGGTATTTAAATTTTTAATTAAATGCGCTTCGTTTGTAAAGCGCTCGAATTCACTATTTTTATTTTGAATATTTAAATATTTTAAAGCGTAGTATTTGTTGTTAAATTTGCTTTTTATTTTAAAAACATTGGCGTATCCGCCTTCTCCAAGAGGAGAGATAATTTCATATTTTTTATAAACGTTGGAATCATTGATAATATTGCTATTATTCATTTTACTCTCCAAGGTTTATAACAATACAGCTAATGTTATCTGTTGAGTCATTTTTTTGTGCAATTTCAACAAGAGAATTAGCAATTTTTTCACTTGATGAAGATTTAAGCTCAGCTTTGAATTCTTCGCTAGAGATAAATTCATGAGCACCATCACTTGTTAAAATGATTTTATCTACTTTAGCATAATCGATTTGATCTAGATCGTAAATGTTAAAAGTGATTTTATTTTTTAAAGATAAAACGCTAGTTAAAAGTCTTCCTTTAGGATTGCTTTTAGCTTCTTCTAAAGAAATTCCAGTGCTTAAAAGTTTATTTTCATAAGAGTGATCTTGAGTTATTTGAACTAGTTTTTTTTCTTTAGTGTAAAAATAACATCTACTATCACCGATGTGAAAAACTATTATTTTTTGAATTTTTTTAAGAATTAAAACTCCAGTTAAAGTAGTTCCCATTCTTTCTTTTGAAAAGTCAGATTTAATTAAATCTTTAAATCTTTTTTTAACTAAATTAACTACGTTTTTAAGTCACAGCGAAGTTTCTTGAAAGGAAATATAGCTAAAATTTTTGCTAAATTGATTAGTAAAAATTTTTGCAGTTTCTTCGGCAGCGATATCACCATGTAAATGTCCACCCATTCCATCACAGACAAGAGCGACTAAAAAATCGTCATTTTCAAAGTGACTTACTCTATCATCATTTTTTTTACGGTATGCACCTGTAATTGAAATGCTTTTAAGACTAATCAATGTCTAACTCCTTGTGAAGAATTTCTCTTATTTCTTGCGCTGCTCTTTCAGGTCTGTCATTATAAACTACGTATTTAAAATTACCATCCTCAAGCAGCTCTTCTTTAGCTTTATTTACTCTATTTTTAATAGTTTGAGCGTTTTCGGTTCCTCTGTTTTTAATTCTTTTATAAATATCAGTAATACTTGGAGGAGATAAAAATATTGTAATTAAATTATAAGGAGGATTTTTAAGTTTTTGCATTTTTTGGGCAATTATTTTTGCGCCATTGGTTTCAATTTCTAAAAATGGAACTTTATTACGAGCAATTATATTATCAAGCTCGCTGTATAAAGTTCCATAATAATTGTCAAAATGAAAAGAGTATTCTAAAAACTTTTTATTTTTAATCCTGTCTTTGAATTCTTCTTTAGAAATAAAATAGTAGTGAATACCATTAGTTTCACCACCTCTTGGACTTCTAGTAGTCGCTGAACAAGATAAAGATAAGTTAAGTTCATCATAGTTAAAAACAAGTTGTTCAACTGTTCCTTTTCCAACACCTGATGGACCTGTAAAAATTACTATGCTTTTCTTTTTCTTATTCATAAAACTTTGCTAAAAATAAATTTAAAATATTTTAGCATAAAAGATGGCAAAATTAAAAATAAAAAAGCCACTTTGGCTTTTGAATTATTTTCTTTCTTTGTGAACAGAATGTTTTGAGCATTTTGAACAATACTTAGAAAGTTCAACTTTTTCAGGATGTAATTTTTTATTTTTCTTAGAAATGTAATTTTGCATTTTGCAACTTGTACATTCTAACGTAAAACCTTCACGTGCCATAATGTCTCCTTGTTTTATTTATTATATATTTTTTATGGTTTTTTATTTAATAACATTTGAATTTCCACATCGTAGATAGGTTTATTATCAACGTAGGGAGTTTCTAAAATTATAGGAATATTATCAAAATCTTTATCATGAACAAATTTTGCCAAGGTTTCAAGTCCAATGTGGCCTTGATCGATATTTGCATGACGATCTTTATGCGATGATAATTCATTTTTAGAATCATTTAAATGAATTACTTTTACATGTTTTAAAAGATTTCATTTCTTTAGCTCATCTTTAAAGCTTTGATAATCTTTTAAATTATAACCTGCATCTCATAAATGACAAGTATCTAAGCATATCGCAATTCTATCTGAGTTAAGCTTGTTTATTAAATAAGAAATTTGTTCGAAATTAATTCCTATTTCAGTACCTTTACCGGCCATGGTTTCAATGCAAATAACCACGTCTTTAGTTTTAGAAAGTATATGAGTTAAGCTTTTAACAAGCTGATCCAAAGCTTCCTGAGGAGCAAATTCTGTATAAGCTCCAGGGTGAAGAACTAAATACTTAGCATTTATATAATTCATTCTATTTATTTCTTGGATTAAAAAATCACAAGAAAATTTAGCCTTAGTAGGATTGGCAGGATTAATTATATAAGGCGCATGAACTATTATATCTTCAGCAGGAATATCTTTAGCATAAAAATCAAGATATTCTTGTTTTTTATATAGCTCAAATTCAACTCTTTTAGTAGTTTGCGGAGCGCCTAGATATATCATCATGGTGTTGGCTTTATTGTTAATGCTTTCACCGGCTGCGCCTGCTAAATAATTTGGTTTTTTAAATGAAACGTGACTTCCTAGCTTAATCATAAATTATTTTCATCAAGATGTGTTTTCTCAGTATTTTTTTCTGCTTTAGTAGCTTTAGCCTCTAAAGCTTCTTTATCTTTAAGAGCTTGTTTTTTGGCTTCTTGTTTTTCTTTCTTTTTGTCTTTAAAATGACTTTGAAGTAAGTTTAAAAATGAACCTGCAATAACCCCGGAAGGAATTGCTATAATTGCCACTCCTAAAATAGCTGCTAGCATTACCACAAATTTACTTACTGGTGAATGCGGAGTTAAATCTCCATAACCTATAGTAGTTAAAGTAATGGTCATGAAATATATAGTGTCAAAGAAGTTTGTAATATAACCATTTGAAAGCGCTTTGTAACTTGGATCATTTAGATACTTAGCAGTATCGCTAGGATCAATATTATTTTCTTTTAATCAATTCATTTGAACAAGATTAAGCTCTTGAACTTCATTGTTTAATATCACAAGACCAAATAAAAGAATAAATATTATTGAAAGTCAAAATAAATATAGCAGCACTTTCTTTTGTTCTTTGAATGCGTCAAAGATATAAGCTATTCCAGCTATTAATTTAAGGCAAAATAAAATTCTAAAAATTTTGGCAAAGTTTAGTGATTTAAAAAAATTTAAATAAGGGGGAATTTCAATTGAATTATTTAAAATCTGTAAAACGTTTAGCGAAGATAAAAGGCAAATTAAAATAACTATTCCAGGAAATGAAATTGGATATCTAAGCAACGTTTTTAGCCTTGATCAATTTTGCGTATTTTTACGAGTATAAAATGTAACTCAGTGACTTGCATAATCAAATAAAAATACGAAAAACGAAACAACTTGTGTAATTGCAATTACTGCATTAAAGGCTGTTCTAAAATTATCATTAGGATTGATAAAAGTTAAAAATGATGATAATGAAATGAAGACAATAACAAAAGCGTATAGTTTTCTTAAGAAACGAATTCTCTGATCAGTAACTCTTTTTTCAAGACCGTTAACTATTGAATCTGATCAAACAATTATTGACAGATTTTTAAAAATTAAAGCTTTGTTATTTTTAATATATTTAAGTAAAAACATTTATTTTATAATCTCTACTTCCATGTTTTTATTTATTGTACCAGATTCACTTTCCAGAAGATAGCTACTAATCATACGGTGAAATTCAATTCCAATATTAGGATAGTCGATGTGAATTTTTAATAAATAATTTCGAATCTGATCATAAATTGAAATATAACCAATATCGGTTATATATAAGTTATCAGAATTGCCCGCCATTAAGCTCGCAAAAATTTCTCTAGTAGAAGATACGATGTATTTATAACTTCCTTTTTTGCAAAATTCAAAAAAGGAAGCAACGTCTTTTTTAGAATATAAATTTAAATTATAAAAAGCAGTTTCAATATTATTTTTTTTAGCGTAGTTTTCAATTCCTGCGATCTTTTCATTTTGAATTGCTTTTTCGGTTTTATTATTAAATACGTAGACTAATTTTTTGGCAATATTTTTTTTAGATAAAAAATATAAATCCATGAAATAAGCTAGTTTATAAAAGGCTTTGGTAAAATCGATTTTAATGCTATTTAAACCATCGTAGGTGTATCCGTAGATAAAGATGTTGCATTGGTCTGATAGTTTTTTTAAAAACTCAAGTTGCTCTTCGTTTTTTTTATTGAAAAATACCACGATACCAATTGGATTGTGTTTTAGCGCTAGATAAATATTTTCAATAAAATCGTTTTTATCGGTGTTATAGTATAAATTAAAGACTTTTTGCTTTACTTTATTAGCTTCGTTAACTAGCCCGCTTATAATTGGACTAAATTTATGATTTTGTCACTGCGGAATTAGCGCAAAGATTAAATTATAGTTAACGGTTTTAGTTAGCTTGAAATGATCTTTGGTTTCTAGTCCATAGTCACTTATTATTTTTTCTAGAATTAGTTTTTTTTCTTTTGAAAGATAACCATCGCGATAATATCTAGAAATAGATGCAATTGAAATTCCGCTAATTTGTGAAATTTCACTATATGTTAGTTTTTTGTTTTTCAAATTATTTTCTTTCATGAAACACCTTAAAAAGCAAAAAAGAGCAAATGCTCTTTTTAATTATTGCCTGAAAGGTCCATATTACTTAGAGGGACAACAAGCAAAGCTTATAGCTTTCCACTCCCACGGCAAAGGCCGATAGGCATTAATTAAATTATAGCATTTTTAATCTTAATTATTTTAATTTTTCTAAATTAAATTTTAATCCAAAAATTTATTATTTTTTATATAAAAATTATTATTTATTAACTTTTATATATAAAGCAAAATTTAATAAAATAATAGTTACTATATGGCTACGAGGTAAAATGGCTTTCTTTTCTAAATTTTTAAATATAAAATCAACTGAAATGCGTATTGCAGAAAAATCATTAAAGAGAATTAATGATTTAGAAAAATACGTAATTAACAATACCGACGAAGAATTAAGATCTAAAACTCAGTTCTTTAAAGACCTTTTAAAAGAAGGTTATAAGCTTGAAGATATTCGTGATGAAGTTTTTGCGGTAGCCCGTGAGGCTACTAAAAGAGTTTTAGGAAAGCGTCCTTATGACGTGCAAATTCTGGGCGGTATTCTTTTAGATTTAGGAAGCGTAGCTGAAATGAAAACCGGAGAAGGAAAAACAATAACTTCTATAGCTCCAGTTTATTTAAATGCTCTTTCAGGAAAAGGAGCAATAGTTTCAACAGTTAATGAATATCTAACCGAAAGAGATGCCCAAGAAATGGGGCAAGTTTTTAATTATTTAGGTCTTTCGGTAGGAATAAACAAAGCGCAAATGGATCCAAATCTAAAGCGTTATGCTTATTCTTGTGACATTACTTACTCAGTTCACTCAGAGCTTGGTTTTGACTATTTAAGAGATAACATGGTTAGCGATATGAGTGAAAAAGTTCAACGTGAGCTAAACTTTTGTCTTATCGATGAGGTGGACTCTATATTAATCGATGAAGCTAAAACTCCGCTTATCATCTCTGGAGGCGAGGCCAACGATTCAAGTAGTTATTATTCAGCTGATCAATTTGTAAGAACGCTAAATAACGATGATTTTTTAGTTGATGAAGAATCAAAGGCGGTAACTTTAACAGCTTCGGGAATTGAAAAGGCTAATTCATTTTTTAGAATTGATGATTTATATAACATAGAACATTCTGAAAAAGTGCATTTAATTCAAAATGCACTTAGAGCTCATAAAGTTTTTAAAATCGATGTTGAATATATTGTTAAAAATAACAAAATCGAACTAGTTGATGCCTTTACTGGAAGAATTATGGAAGGTCGTAGTTATTCTGAAGGTCTTCAACAAGCAATTCAAGCCAAAGAAATGGTAGAAATCGAGCCTGAAACTCAAACGCTGGCTACTATTACCTACCAAAACTTTTTCAGAATGTTTAACAAGCTTTGTGGAATGACAGGAACTGGTAAAACCGAGGAGCAAGAATTTATCGACATTTACAACATGCGTGTAAATGTAGTTCCTACCAATAAACCAATCGCTAGAGAAGATGCACCTGATTTAATTTTTGCAAACGCCAAAGATAAATGAGAAGCAGTAGGTAAAGAAGTTGAAAGGCTATATCAAAAAGGTCAGCCCGTTTTAGTAGGAACCGCGCAAATTGAAGACTCTGAAATAATTCATAGAATTTTAATTGAAAAAAATGTGCCTCATACCGTTTTAAATGCAAAACAAGACAAAGCGCTAGAAGCTGAAATCATAGCACAAGCTGGAGTTAAAGGAGCTGTAACTATTGCAACCAATATGGCCGGTAGAGGAACCGATATTAAGCCATCAAAAGAAGCGCTAGAGCTCGGCGGATTATATGTTTTAGGAACTGATAAAGCTGAATCGAGAAGAATTGATAATCAATTAAGAGGTCGTTCAGGACGTCAAGGTGACGTTGGAATTTCTAGGTTTTATATTTCGCTAGAAGATCAATTAATTATGCGGTTTGCAAACTTTGAAGCTTTCCAAGAAGCTTACGCAAAAGATGCTGGAAAAGAAATAACCAACAAACAACTTAGATTTGCCTTTAATAATGCGCAGAAGAAAATCGAAGGATTTAACTACGATTCTAGAAAAAGCGTTTTAAATTATGATGACGTTATCCGTCAACAAAGAGATTTAATTTACTCTCAAAGAGATCTTTTATTAATATCAAATGAATTTGAAGAAATCATTCGTAGAATGATTAAAGTTTTTGTTAAAAATTTAGTTGCAATTGAAGACCATAAGCTTAAAAGCGGAGCTTATGATTATCAAAAGCTAGTAGATTTTTTAAATAAAAATATTGCCGTTTATATAAAACATGATTTTAATGTTGATGAATTTAAACGTATTCATGATAATGAATTAGTCGATAAAGTAAATCAAATGGTTAATGATATCTACAATCAATGACTTGCAAATGCAATTAAAAAAACCGATCAAGCTTATATAGATAATTTCAAAAAACAAGTTTTATTAAAAACACTAGATGATAATTGAAAAAAACATATTAACAAAATGGACAAACTTCGTTCTAATGTTAATTTAGTTCAATATTCACAAAAAAATCCTTATCAAATTTATACTGATGAAGGAACAAAAATGTTTGAAGATTTAATTCAAACAATTGCCTTTGAATCTGTTTTAAAAGTCTTTTCATCACCACTTGGTGAAAAAAGCTTGATCACTGCAGAAATCAAAAATGATCCTTTATATCAACAAGTTGCATCTACTTTTGAATATAATCCTTATTTAAGTATTTCAGAACAAGAAAAACAGCTTCTAGAAAGATATAACAACGTAAAA encodes:
- a CDS encoding LemA family protein, which produces MSNLFDPRAAQSSEGFSPNVDNSVKPAHVTKPQNVLWFALYIFIAPAIFDMVFRNQFNRMQNEINENASLIQIQLAKRADTLTKLVEQVRSYKDFEKETYAEVAKLRNLTSQPSAVENGAEIERLNNSVFGRLMAVAENYPELKASSLYKDLMENTAYLEREIAASRRLYNSKVTEFNKLLFTFPRNSVASRMKLTTFPLFAASEKQLADVSMDRLN
- a CDS encoding GAF domain-containing protein, with the protein product MLVQQYKSLIADEVKIYSILANTSAFIYQNFKNLNWAGFYLAEGEVLYLSSFQGKIACTQIPFSRGVCGKAAREQKTIVVDDVHEFKDHIACDSASNSEVVIPIIVNSKLYGVLDLDSPLKSNFKDKEIVLTLEKIATELANKIKELL
- a CDS encoding DUF3137 domain-containing protein, giving the protein MKNVSEFTNFKNFYEKLHSNIKAHYNKEINDLYKRLNLKKKLKVFYSLMGVFIAIAVALLITVIVLYKKEGFSFVIVFLALAMFAFGGLAYLMFFFADKYKERFNITVAKMLNKRVIYKEAFALLDEQFSYDEEYPKQYRDTLNEVTVVELKKLIRPILFKLKADLETIGDEEKITLSPSHDAYFVNMDIKVEVQKNRNNSPVYKFLKTTLLKIDTKNLGDKGFAFAAAFENSKLIKEYNDLFKSFRLQKVKLESDAFNKTFNAYTNDEVKLRIMYTPLAMENMVKLHQNSKSVQKISNLVMISDGSAIYFVFTADMGFMEINWEKDYSNPDQLLRAIINDVALDIYNLYILISYAYIPYYLK
- a CDS encoding MAG0110 family membrane protein, with amino-acid sequence MNFEQKNNLNSLHVDVDKDYKFLISSKKTQGQFYGLVFMFFALAFSVFVALTISIYHSVFNAIVNGVDNAFTRFMKEKPFVVYGLVLGLFVAYFIVIWFLRKFSWKSLIFSYPVVVLFFSVMISMALVVYSINPDWNRATTSYKNPPITVPLVLMFAPMLVLFFLGVFSYYGLFDLTKLMRVSGFLLAVFLILTVIGIFAVGPVYGTINVAISIIGIAIISISTIYTFNRILTDSKNLAFFSKHEFIARAAGYGIELFISYANILWFLIRIMMKFKK
- a CDS encoding ribulose-phosphate 3-epimerase; the encoded protein is MKENRNKLVTPSILNVEKEKRIDYVNSLIDLGISWFHYDVMDAKFVENTAIEVDEIIKISKKTKSHIKDVHLMVENPYEYVDKLKDYVDIFTFHYESIENDLDKFEEFLDLNKHNLRIGLAINPETDVERVFPFLEKLTLVLVMSVNPGKGGQAFIESALDKIKKLKFERLNLRKNYEYLIQVDGGINNLTGPKCFKKGANLCVVGTFLVKSPTKETINSIFK
- the rsgA gene encoding ribosome small subunit-dependent GTPase A, whose amino-acid sequence is MNRVFELFGQTANVCDLENNCKLLPFAGRLKKLKITPKVGDIVEVENDLITDIKPRKNELIRPKVANIDQVLVFLSVKEPDFSSFLLDKYLAIVESKNIDLIIFLTKSDLDLELANHWKQKYEMQNYKVFLLSSNDNNYDEIKKLFDKKFSIVMGQSGVGKTTFINNISNNNYKTQQISKSLSRGKHTTTSAKIISFLNGFLIDSPGFSSLDVEKEINLNKSYLNFKELAKLCEFKDCMHNFEKNCNVKLNLNSNLVPEFRYKNYLKLLKEQNERK
- a CDS encoding serine/threonine-protein kinase, with translation MNNSNIINDSNVYKKYEIISPLGEGGYANVFKIKSKFNNKYYALKYLNIQNKNSEFERFTNEAHLIKNLNTEYVPKIFEFYKDTKEAYMVLELINGSLVSEKLKAHGRINVKDAVQIIKSIAYAVQEIHSHKIIHRDIKSDNIYITIDGKIKIIDFGISIEDDVDQQRFTRESSVACSPFFMAPEIVNRNKPINKSVDIYAIGILFYEMITGKVPFKGKTASETIKKHLSSEIPNPQSEVEEIPNSVVNIIYKALQKDPEKRYKSTLDLIFDLENSLNPKFLNQSLFNPKNLQEKKNFSWFIQSKFFLVSIFSFIALCFIGIFVLLHFFGVY
- a CDS encoding PP2C family protein-serine/threonine phosphatase, with translation MISLKSISITGAYRKKNDDRVSHFENDDFLVALVCDGMGGHLHGDIAAEETAKIFTNQFSKNFSYISFQETSLWLKNVVNLVKKRFKDLIKSDFSKERMGTTLTGVLILKKIQKIIVFHIGDSRCYFYTKEKKLVQITQDHSYENKLLSTGISLEEAKSNPKGRLLTSVLSLKNKITFNIYDLDQIDYAKVDKIILTSDGAHEFISSEEFKAELKSSSSEKIANSLVEIAQKNDSTDNISCIVINLGE